Below is a window of Macadamia integrifolia cultivar HAES 741 chromosome 8, SCU_Mint_v3, whole genome shotgun sequence DNA.
tgCAAAGCAAACATCATCACCAACAATATCCCAACAAACTCTAAAGAACGTGCCTGGGAAACCATCTAGACCTAGAGCACTTGAAGGGTCTAAATCATAAACTACTGCCTTgatctcttttgaagaaggtaTTGCCATCAACATTGCATTATCTTCATCTGAAACCAACTCAAGAATAACAGCCAACAAATTCTCATTCCGAACAGAAATGCCACccttttgaaataattcaaaatGAGTTGCAAGCTGCTGCCCAATATCTGTCCCATCTGTGAGAACATACCCCTCATCTATGAAGTTCCCTAATggtattttttccctttctaatCTTGGTAGATAAGTGGAAAAACCTGGAACACCGGTCACCATACTTCAGCCATCTATTTCTCGATTTCTCAGCCCATAATTTCTCTTGTAACTCAATTGCTTTGGAAAAATCACGTCTAGCATCTAGCTCCTTATCAAAAAGCTCGTCACTTAACCCATATGTTTCAATACACCTCTAAGTCTCCTCCATGTACGCACGAGACCGATTCACCTCAAGATCCACATGCGGAAAAGTCTCTTTTGCCCAATGACGCAACATTCCTTTTAACCTCTTGAGTTTATGAGCCACCACAAACAATGGCATACCCTTCACTTGGACTGCCCAATTCGTCCGAACCACATCCTTAAAATCCACATGATCAGCCCAAAATCAATTCATACGGCAAGGAACATTCAGAGGCCTAGGCACCTCTCTATAATCCACCATAACTGCAGAATGGTCTGAATACCCTTTAGTCAACACCTTTTGGGAGCAACCAGGGAACTTTTGCAGCCAAGTATCATTACATATGCCCCTGTTTAAAACAGCACAGACATTGCCAACCCTCCTGTTATTCGTCCAAGTAAATTTACACCCATAAGAGGGAATAACACCAATGATGCCGAATCcataaaagaagcaaaatcttCTGAGGAACCCACATTATATCTGCCTGGACCCCTCTTTTCATGAGAGAACAAGTAAGAATTAAAATCTCCTAAGACCATCCAAGGATGCATAGATTCTGAGATGGAACAAAGATCACACCATAACGCCCGCCGTCTTGCCCTGAAACAGTTAGCATGAACTACAGACAAAAAACAACAAACCCCTGAAACCTCAACATGCATAGAAATATGTTGATCTGAATTCAAAACAACTACATGGCAGTTAATACTAGCCTTCCAAAAAAACCATAAATTTGGCACAGCATCCCCtcataaattataaataaaatccaGATTATATcccaaagaaacaaaaaatttttTAGGGCACTTATCTGGATCCACCTTTGGCTCTGCTAAACACAAGAACAACGGATCATACTCACGGACAATATTGAGTAAAGCAGCTCCAGCTCGTGCTCGTCTGTTGGCAATTCCACGAATATTCCAAAATAGGCACTTCATTAATCACTTACTGGTTTTGAGATCTAGTTGTGTGACGAGTAGTCACACCAAAATCCTGATGTCGATTGATAATATTATCAACCCAAGCCATCTCTTGACCATTATTATGCTTCCTGCAAGCTCCTTGCCGACTCGACTCAGGGATGCCCTCACGACCCTGCCTCTCCTCAGAGTTCTTATGCCTCACCATCATTAAAGGTAAATTATTTTGTTCTGTATGCTCCACGTTTGCTGAAAGATCGTAATAGACAATAGCCATACGGCCATTGTCAAGACTCGTCACTGACATAGGGGAGGGAACCAAGTTTCCAACAGCCTCTACCACCACAGAATCATCTGGAAGCACCACTTCAAGAACACCTTCTTCTGACAAGTCATCAGATTGATAAGAGCTACTAATGACCCGCACTGGTTCCGTATTCAAATTCATACCCACCCGATGTCCCATATCCAATTTACAAGAGTTTGAACGTTGGTTATTAACACTTGCCAAAAGCCAATCAACTCCATTACATGGAGAGTCCATAACTGACTCTGCCACCAAAATAACCAAGTTATCACACTCAGGATCAATATTTGCACCTTTTTTTCCGCTAAAAGATCAGATTATATTAAtggataaaaaagagaaaaatatgataCAAGAGCAAGGGTTGAGCCTCCACCTTacgcattgccatcagcaaaggcTCGCCACTGCTAAGAATAGAATCTAAATCTAGGCTGCCCCCCTTCATGTGCAATCAGCTcattgatcatcatcatcataggAGGGAGGGTAGCCTCATCAGAGGAGACTCCAGATGAAGTCGTTGTCTTTGCCAAGTAGTCAACAACAGGATTAGATTCCCTAAAACAGTGGGCAATCTTCCACTCTACAGAGATCAAGTATGAAAGAATATGACACCATTCTTGATACACGAACCATGGAATGAGTATGGTGAAAGAGGGTAACTGCCGCAGAGGAGTCGGACTCAATCCAAAGGTGTGATATGTGCATGTCTCGAGCAACCGAGATGCCTTTGATGATGCTCCAAATCTCAGCTGAAAAACTGGTATCCATACCTACAGAGAAAGTAAAACAACGCATCATTCTCCCCTGGTGGTCTCGAAAAATACCTCCACATCCTGCACTACCAGGGTTACCAAGGGAGCACCCATCAACATTGACCTTCACCCAAGTCTGGATATGCTTGCACCAATGGACTTCCAGAATGCCTTGTCTACTATGAGGAGCAGTTCCCAGATTGAGTCTTCTACAGATAGTGAGATCCTCAACAGATTTGGGGTAGAATTTTTGGCAACTACATAAAAAGGAAATCTCACTTTTAATGCCACGAAAGACTAATGCTGCGCTTCTCAATTTACCCTCATAGCGCCTctgatttctttcattccagATCGCAGCCATCATAACAAGCAAGCTAGACATTCAGCCCATCTTCAAGGACCAtcctttacccttttttttttgctaaaaaattatttcattaaaagatcatagaaaagaaaataaaagccaTACAATAAAACAGattcaaacaaaaaatcctagctaactctaccctcccaccttcggcatggccatcagcaggaggaTAAAGAAGCACTAATTAAACCGAAAATGAGACCTCCCATCTGAATCCCTTTGCAAGAGATCACGAATATGGGAGGGAAGAACCACATTATCACCCGAAATCCCTGTCTTTGCCGCATCTCTGGCCAAGTAATCAGCTATAAAGTTCCCTTCCCTGAAGTTATGAGATATCTTCCAGCTGATACTGTCAAGGAACGGCTTAAGATACATCCATTGTTGGAGAGCATACCATGGAATTTTCCTTTGCTGAATAGCTAGCACAACCGAGCTAGAGTCTGACTCCACCCATAAACAAGTGATGTTCATGGCCTTTGCTCGCAGCAACCCTTCCATCAGACCCTCCACCTCCGCTTCAAATACTCTAGTAatacccatatattttttataagagCCCATGACCCTGCCCTGATGGTCCCGAAATATACCTCCTGCTCCAGCCCTCCCTGGATTTCCCATAGAGCTgccatcaaaatttaattttatccaGAACATTGGAGATTTACACTAGAAGACCTCCAAAATTTCTCTGTTCCCCACTCCCTGAATCTGAATGCCTAGGCGCCTGCTGCACTGCAAATCTGCTATGGAGTTAATCTCGCCTCTAGATCTTGGCTTGTTTCGTCTTATGTCCTCAAGAACCATCATTAATACATACCTGCTTGACcgatatttattttcaaaaagccttgcatttctctccctccataaATGATCCAACACAATGGCAAAGCTCATATTCCATGCCTCCTTGCAGCAAACCAGTTTCaactttctcttccaccattgagCAAGCTAGAGCAGAGAGCCCGGGGTGCCCCAACGCACATTGAAAGCATCACAAAGAAGCCTCCAGATCTCCGTAGAGAAAGGGCATCTTATGAATAGATGCTCTAAATTTTcctcatttgaattacaaagGACACATCTAGACGCCAGGGGGATCGCTTTCTTTTTTACCACATCATCAGTAGGGACCTTTCCATTAATCACCCTCCATGCTAAAGTGGAGACCCGAGGCTGCTGCTTTTTACTCCATATGATAGAAGCCCAGGAAACTGTTGATTTTTTCACCCTTATATCCTCCCAAGTGGATTTGAAGCAAAATTCCCCATCATGAGAAAGGGACTAGATCCTCCTATCTTCACATTTATAAGTAGGAATGTTAATTTTCTTCACCTCGTTTATTATGTTCCTCATAAAATTAGAGTTCATCTGAGGAAAAATCCAATTGAAATTCACAATGAATCTGCTAACATTCCCATCCAACACAGATATATTAATACCTTCCAGCATATCACTCTCTTTAATGGCACCTTGCCCTAGCCAGATATGCttccagaaattttttttttccatcttccaCCACCCATCTCTCTTTAGAAGATATGTAATCCCATATTTTCCTCAGACCTGGCCAAATAGAGGATTTTCTGAATCCTTTCTTAGGGATACCCTCCCTATCAAGGAATCTAGCCCTCAGAAAAGAGCTCGCCATAGACTCTTCAGTCTTAATTCTCCAGGCAGATTTGCATAGCATTGTCTTGTTTATGTCTCTCAATCTCCTCAATCCAAGACCCACTTCCTCCTTAGGCTTACAGCATTGGTCCCAATtaaccacaattttttttgcattgtcAACTTCCCCTGTCCAGacaaaattcctcatccatctttCAAGAGTATTAATGAGAgaatttggccaccagtagacCGCAAAACTGTGAGTTGGAATGCTAAGAATCACAGAACGCACTAATTCCACCCTTCCTGCCATCGATAAAAGTCTTCCCTTCCAGCCCTCTAATCGATCCTTTGCCCTGTCTAGAATAGGCaaaattgattcttttttgACCCTGCCCTTAAAAATTGATACACCCAGGTATCTGGTAGGAAAAGAACATAGGGGAATACCCATTTCCTCAACAATGGCCTGCTTGCGCTGGGGAGAAATATGGCCTAGAAAAATCTTACTTTTTTCTAGGTTAATGCACTGGCCAGCAAACTCCTGATATTtcacaagaaaattttttaaatggcgAAGATACCTGAGAGAGGCTACATTAAATAGGTCATTTTTTAAACTCCTGATATTTCACaagaaaatatggtcattttttaaatatgacCATCCTTTACCCTTATTGCAGCATCAAGCAACCATGTCTATCGCTGAATCTTTGCTGGTCTAGGCTACATTAAACAGGTTTGAGACCTTCCTCCATAACTCAGTTGAGAAGCTGCAATCAAGGAATAAGTGGTAAGTAGACTCAGAGCTGGAGCCACATAGATCACACCTAGAAGGAAGGTGAATTCCTCTCACTTGAATTTTCTCATCAGTAGGCAGCTTGTCATGCAACCAGCGCCAACCTAGGGTGGAGAGCCTAGGCGGCAGAAACTTATTCCAAATAACCTTatctcaagaaacctttgatgAAGTGGACCTGAGGGCATTCCAGGTAGACTTAACTATGAAGTGACCCATCGGTTCTAAGCTCCAAATGCATCGGTCCTCCATCGGCAGCAATGGGAGATTCATGGCCctaatttttgagaaaatatccTTTAAGAATAAGGACTCCACCTGAGGCAGCATCCAGAGACCATCATCAATGAAATCTGACATAGTAGGAGCGGGATTATGAAACACGTCCTCACCCTACTCCGACAAGTCCCAAATAGAATGAGCCCCTACCCAATTATCTCTCCAGAAGTCAATGTGTCTTCTGTTGCCAATAATCCATCTCTTATTATCAGATACAAACTTCCACATTCTCCTCACCCCTGGCCAAATGGAGAAGCATTTGTAAGCTCTCTTGGGTCTGCCATAGCTAGTCAAGAATCTTGCTCTAATAATTCTGCTAACATAAGAGTCGCCATGCTTGATCTTCCATGCTAGTTTGGCAATTAGGGCCCTATTAACATCCCTGAGTCTACAGATACCAAGGCCACCCTCCTTCTTGGGCTTGCAGACCTTATCCCATTTGACAGTTACAGCTTTGGAGGTATCAGTCTCCCCTGTCCAGATAAAGTTCGGCATCCATTTTTCAAGGCATTTAATCAGGGTAGCAAGCCACCAGTATATAGAGAAGCTGTGCAAAGGCATACCAGAAATAACTAATTTGACTAGCTCCACTCTACCAGCCATGGAGAGAAGTTTTCCCTTCCAATCCGCTAATTTtgctttgatttttttcatcACATGGGGAATGGGGTCCCTTTTCACTTGACCTTGGAAGATTTCAACACCTagatatttggtgggaaaattATAGGTTGTAATATTCAACTCATCAGAAAGCCACTACTTCCTCGCCGAAGGGATTTTTCCCAAAAACagtttacttttttctaaaTTGAAAAATTGACCTAAGCAACTTTGGTGGTTATCGAGGAAAACCATGAGATTTCTGACATACCTTTTAGAAGCGTTCATAAATATGAAAACATCATCAGTGAAGAGGAGATGGGTAGGAATGTCAGCTCCACAGGGACCAGCAATAGGCTTAATGAGATTCTTGGCAGCCAAATCCTTTAACCCACGGCAAAGAACTTCCTTGGCGATAATGAATAAAATGGGGGAGATGGGGTCGCCCTGCCAGAGGCCTCTACTAGCTTCAAAATAGCCCACCGGGCCGCTGTTGAGGAGAATAGAAATTCTAGTAGACCTTAGAATCATGTGGATCCATCCTATCATAGTGTCAGAGAACCTGAATCTGCTAAGGACCTGGAATAGAAAATCCCATGAAATGGTGTCAAAGACCTTCCTTATGTCTACCTTCAAGCCTAAGCCACCTCCTCTGGAAGAATTTCCCATCAAGTTGGCTAGCTCAGATGCCAACCCAATATTCGTCTAGATTACTTTGCCCTTTTGGAATGCACCTTGCTCCTGAGAAATAAGTCTGGAAAGGACTACAGAGATACGGGAGGCCAAGATTTTTGAAAGAATTTCGCAGAAgaaattccccatgcataatGGATGGAATTTATCTAATGATTTGGCACAATCCACTTTAGGAATTAgtaacaaaaaattattattgattCCATGAGGGAGAATACCTGAAAAGAAGAACCCTTTCACCACTCTGCAGACATCAATATTCACCACCTCCCAGCAACTTCTGAAGAAAGCTCCCGAATACCCATCCAGTCCTGGAGAGCTATCTAGATCCAGGTCCCTTACTGCTCATTTAATCTCATCATCAGATGGGATGGAGACCAGCATAAGTCTATCCGGGTCATGAAGAATATTGGGAATGCAGTTGAAAATTTGGGGTTGAGTATCTAACTTGATCCTCTTATGGAACTCCCCATAGAAATTAGCCAAATAGCTCCCCAATTGATCCTGATCACTAATCTCAGCCCCGTTCTCTGTGATAATACTCCTGATGGTGTTCCTCGATTGCTTGATGCGAGccataacataaaaaaatatagagcATCTGTCCCCTTCCTTCAACCATCTGATTCTAGACTTTTGAGCCCATAGTTTTCATGATTGTCAATAGCTTTCCAGAACCTAGTCTTGGCAACAGCTTCCAAGTCGAAAAGGTGCTCGGAGTAACCCTCTTCCTCTATGCGAGATTGTACTGCCTCCAACTCAATCTTCACGCTATCAACCTCGCGATTCAGGTTAGGGAAGGCCCTTCTTGACCAAGATTTGATAGCAAGCTTTAAGCTCTtcagcttctaaaaaaaaaataaatgtagcAGAGCCATTTAGGTTCATGTTCCAATCTTCCCAAATCATATCCACAAACTCAGGGTGGTCCAACCAAATTTTGTTGATTCGGAAAGGGCAATTCTTAGGGTTGGAAGAGAGCCTAGAGAAAACCAGCAGGGGTGCATGATCCGATGCAATTCGGGGAAGGATCTTCTGAGAGCAGTCATCGAAGGAGTTCAACCAATCTTCGTTCACAAAAGTTCTATCCAAGACAGCTACCACGTTGCCAGACCTTCTGTTGTTACTCCAGGTGAACTTCCTGCCAGAGGAAGGAATTTGGATCATAGATGTGGCATcaaccatggctccaaattcAGAAGCAGCGCCTAAGAAAAATCTGCTAAGCCCTCTTCTCTCATTACCAAATAAGGTCACATTGAAATCCCCGATAATCGTTCTTGGACAACCAGAAGGGTTAGTGGCCAGTTCCAGCCAAAGGTCCCTTCTCTTAGCTCGTGAGCACTTGGCGTGAGCCACTGAAAAATCAATAATTCTCTCATTCCactccatggttttaagtatctccgataccgatacgataccctccaatacgtatcttaaatttagccgatcgatacgatacacatcgatatgatacatgaaatttttaaaatcctttcgtatcgatatatatcctacaatacataccgatatgcatcaatacaccaccaatacacatcgatacgatacgatatgcctcggtacaactatgaaaattataaaattgaggtaaaatatacgtttcggtatgtattggtacgtatcggtatgggtatgtatcgatcggtacatatcgatatatattggcacgtatcggtgagtatcgatatatatcggtacgtatcggtgagtatcgttgagtatcgatacgtatcggtgagtatcggtcatataatggccaagatgggtaatttttcagaaaacacgattttttgaagggtttttgttccaaagttgctgtcagccatatttctctctaactaaagtggaaatcaaggttgggaacaaggatNNNNNNNNNNNNNNNNNNNNNNNNNNNNNNNNNNNNNNNNNNNNNNNNNNNNNNNNNNNNNNNNNNNNNNNNttatcaatagttttttttaacaaattatttatgcaaaagtgtttaaaaaaatgtttcctatccatttatgtgtgtatctttagcgtatcttagtgtatctccgatacgatacgatactctccgatacgtatcttaattttggccgaccgatacggtgatcgataccgatactttaatccttgttccACTCAAGTTGGAAAGAAATCTGCTGCTTCGATATGGAGAATACCGATGGCTTCTTTAAATTTTACTTCCATAAAATCCAAAGGTTGGGATGCGAGTCATTCCTATCATTGTGAATTAACTCCAACGCAAACCCGAGCTTATTGAAAAACAACCTAGGAAACTTGATCACAGGGATCATAGGCTCTGCAATACAAATTAGATCAGGGGAATTTTCACGAACGATTTTAGATAAGGTTATCCTGGTAGCTACCTTCTTAATTCCATGAATGTTCCAGAACAGGAGCTtcatgatcacatgtgggaggtGGTTTGATCAGTTCTAGCACGAGATCGATCCACCGCATTCACCTGCTTACcatttttcttctgatttcttACCTCAGATTCCCTTTGTAAGACAGCAGAGTCAACCTCCCTAACATTGTTCCATCTTCCTGCTTCGAGAGATTCTAACCTACCTGTACcaaaaatgatagcaaggcCACCATGACTTACATATCACAGGCTGCGACGCAATCCATCTATCTGATTTTCCATGGCTTGATTGGTATCAGCGTTGTGCAAGAGATGGTCGGGTGGACCATGAGGGTCAAAGGTACCCTGCTCCATACCCAAATCTAGATCAGCCAGCTCATTATCAGATCCGATCACAATCTCTAGCCCAGTATTTACGTCCATGTTTGACtctaattcaaaatttgaattagcTTCCATGTTTGCTAAAGGAATATTCACCTCCATCTCCAAAGGACGCCTAGATTGGGGAGTAATTGATTCCAAAAGATTAGTTTCCTTTCCACAATCTTCTTCCATGATAGGAATATTCTCCATCTTATTCCCATCTTCTTTATGGGCGCTTGCCCCACCACCGCGCAAGGCTAAGCCGCCCACATGGATGATACCAACTGCGCCAAGTTGCTGCGATCTTCGCGAAGAAGACAAGGCTGCGAGAGCCACCGAACCCCTCAACGGATCATCAACATAGTTTGCACTTAGGATACCATCATCATTCGCATAATGAGCAGCCTTAGAATCTgcgattttttttctctacagTCCCCAATGGTGTGTCCTACCTTCTTACAGTATCCGCACCTCCCGATAGCATCCTCATAAATAGTTTCTGCTTGAACCAGAATAGATTCTCAGTCCCTAGATACTAACATTCAACCTGAATCTCTTCCCCTAGATACTAACATTCAACCTGAATCTCTTCTGGTTGCAATCCTCTGATCTCCATCTCAACAAGGACCCGGGCATAATTACCGTACATGACATTTTTCGTGCGTTGATCTAACGCCAGAGGGCATCCAACAGCTTTTTTCATAGTCAAAAGCACTTTCTCATGCTAGTACTCCAATGGTAAATCTGGAAACCTCACCCAAACAAGAACCTTATTGACAGGTTTTTCATGAATGTTGAAATCAAGGTGCCATCGCTGGAAGCGCACTAGCTGACCTCTAACCTTCACAGGGCTCCTCCCCCATATTGTGACCATGTCACCCTCAGAAGCAAACTGAAAGATGGTGAAACCCTTGCCCATGGGCACCATCTTCACGGTTCCCTGTAGATTCCAAGTCTCGCGAGCCTCCCTTCGAACATCATCCAAAGAGACATGACGGAGGTTGATTCTACCAATTAAGGCAAATTAATATCTTCCCAAACAATCTTGGTATGCGTCTTAGGGAATAATCACCTTCGTGGAGTTCCCAGCATGAACTGGGTTAGGGAGTTCACTCACCTCCGGGAAGGAGCTCCCAACAGCTTTTGCATAGGATTTCTTTGGTCCATGAGCCACTGTCGGCCTCCCTTCAGCAGGAACATTGCCATTTTGAGCCGGTGACGAGACATCATCATCGCCCTCACCAGCGTCCCTTCTTTCCATCCGCTAGGAGTCTGTGATCAGTTTCTTCTTCCCTCTATCCGGTGGCCGACTAGTAAGTCGCTAACTCACCACCACTCTCCATCAACTTTAATCACATATAGCTGAACCTGATTGGGAAAGAGAATTCCCCTTAGCAACATCTTCTAAATCTATCACCTCTCTTTCCTGATCTCATTCCAGAGAATCCTCAACCACTATGTCCCTTTCCCCACTTACTCGGCCAAATCCGCAGTAGGAATCTGGCATGGCCTCCATTCCATTCTCCAGCGAGGAGGAGCCACCCGCTGCCCCTCAACTTCATAAGTAGCTTCAGGAACTGCCGGCGCCTTCATCTTCTCCCCACTTTTTGCCCGACATACATCCGTATGGTGGCCATAACGACGACAAACTCCACATCTTGTTGGAGGATTTTCATACTCCACCACTTGTTTAAAAACAAAGAATTTTGTTGAATCCAATTTCTCCCATTCTATGTATATCTCCTCTACTCGGGGCAGAGCATCATCGATATCCACACAAACATGAGCAAAGTGACCAAACTGAGAATTGTGCGTGGATCAAGCGCGATAGGGCATCCCACTGCCTTGGCCATTGAAAGTAATATATCCTCGTTCCAATACTCTTGAGGGAGATTGGGAAACTGTATCCATCCCAAACAATGCGTTATATTTTCATCATCC
It encodes the following:
- the LOC122086849 gene encoding uncharacterized protein LOC122086849 is translated as MEWNERIIDFSVAHAKCSRAKRRDLWLELATNPSGCPRTIIGDFNVTLFGNERRGLSRFFLGAASEFGAMVDATSMIQIPSSGRKFTWSNNRRSGNVVAVLDRTFVNEDWLNSFDDCSQKILPRIASDHAPLLKLKSLKLAIKSWSRRAFPNLNREVDSVKIELEAVQSRIEEEGYSEHLFDLEAVAKTRFWKAIDNHENYGLKSLESDG